From Paenibacillus sp.:
TCGGATACGAATCAACGGCGGATGTGTGCCGCGATAGCTATATCATAACCGATCCTCGGCGGCGTAGACACCCGCTTCATTTTTTAGTAGGATAGAGGCATAATATAAGTTTAAGGGCTGTAGTGTTCTCATAATCTGAAAGGGGGGTAACGCGATGCTGCGACTCGGGCAAAAGGTGATCCTCACGGGCGACAAATTCGAGCAAGGGTTGCCGATTGGGGAGCATGGCTTCATTATTGCGTACGACCGAAACCCCGACAATGCGTTCGACTATGTCGTACGCGTTCCGACGATGAACAAGCACGTGTTCGTCCCGAAGGACGACGTCGAACTGGAAGAGACGCTGATCCAACGCGAGGCGGAGCGCATCGAGAAAGAAGCGCTCATCGACTTCGCGCTCGCGACTCGCAACGAAGCGTTGTTCAAGCGGTTGATGAACGGCGACGACGCCGAAGCGGCGCAGGAGAAACCGAAGGATCCGCAGAACGCATCGGATTTCGTCAAGCAAGTCAATTTGCGGGCTTGGATTTAGGCATATACGACCGATCCCCTTCGCGCGGCGCCTCGCGGCCCGCGGCGCGGGGGATTTTTTTTGCGCGTCGGGATTTTTTTAATATATAATGAGAGAACTTGAACTAAGGAATCGGAGGGCTTTACAGTGGGCGTTACGTTGAAGGACGTGGAGCATGTCGCGAAGCTGGCCAGATTGGCGCTGACCGACGAAGAGAAAGAGACGTTTACGGAGCAGTTGAACGCCATTTTGAAATACGCGGAGAAGCTGAACGAGCTCGACACGGACGGCGTGGAGCCGACCAGCCACGTGCTGCCGATCAAGAACGTGCTGCGCGAAGACGTCGCAAGACCGTCGTGGCCGCTCGAGGAGACGCTGTCGAACGCGCCGGAGGAAGAAGACGGGCAGTACCGCGTCCCGGCCGTATTGGAATAGGAATCGATCCGCTCGATCCGCTCGATCCGCTCGACGATTATATATGAAGGAAAGGATTGTTGGCGTTGTCTTTATTCGATTCGAAACTTCGGGAAATTCAAGACCGTTTGCATAAAAAAGAGCTATCCGTCAGTGATCTCGTCGACGCCAGCTTTCGCCGCATCGGCGAAGTCGACGACAAAGTGAAGGCGTTCCTGACGCTGGACGAGGAAGGCGCGCGCGCGAAGGCGGCGGCGCTCGACGCGGCGATCGGCGACGGCGGCCCCAAAGGGCTCCTCTTCGGCCTGCCGGCCGGTATCAAGGACAATATCGTAACCAAAGGGCTCCGCACGACGTGCGCGAGCAAGTTCCTCGACAATTTCAGTCCGGTACATAACGCGACCGTCATGGACAAGCTGAACGACGCCCAATCGGTGACGATCGGCAAGCTGAACATGGACGAGTTCGCGATGGGCGGCTCGAACGAACGCTCCGCGTATTATCCGACCCGCAATCCTTGGAACCTGGATTACGTCCCGGGCGGCTCGAGCGGCGGTTCGGCCGCGGCGGTCGCGGCGGGCGAGGTGTTCTTCTCGCTCGGCTCCGACACGGGCGGCTCCATCCGCCAGCCGGCCGCGTACTGCGGCGTCGTCGGCCTCAAACCGACGTACGGCCTCGTCTCGCGCTTCGGCCTCGTCGCGTTCGCCTCGTCGCTCGACCAGATCGGGCCGGTGACGCGCACCGTCGAAGACGCGGCTTACGTGCTGCAGGCGATCGCGGGGCATGACCCGCTCGATTCGACGTCGGCCGACGTCGACATCCCGGATTATTTGAGCGCGCTCACCGGCGACGTTCGCGGGCTGCGCATCGCCGTGCCGAAGGAATATTTCGGCGAAGGCATCGATCCAGCCGTCAAGGACGCGGTGCTCACCGCGCTGAAGGTGCTGGAGGGACAAGGCGCCGTATGGGAAGAAGTGTCGATGCCGCATAACGAATACGCGGTCGCGACGTATTATTTGCTCGCGTCCTCCGAGGCGTCCTCGAACTTGGCGCGCTTCGACGGCGTCCGCTACGGCGTTCGTTCGGCGTCCGCCGAATCGCTGCTGGACGTGTTCGTCAAGTCGCGCAGCGAAGGCTTCGGCGACGAAGTGAAGCGCCGCATCATGCTCGGCACGTACGCGCTCAGCTCGGGCTATTACGACGCTTATTATTTGAAGGCGCAGAAAGTGCGCACGCTGATCAAACGCGACTTCGAGAACGTCTTCGAGAAATTCGACCTCATTCTCGGTCCGACGGCGCCGACGCCGGCGTTCCGTCTCGGCACGC
This genomic window contains:
- a CDS encoding ATPase translates to MLRLGQKVILTGDKFEQGLPIGEHGFIIAYDRNPDNAFDYVVRVPTMNKHVFVPKDDVELEETLIQREAERIEKEALIDFALATRNEALFKRLMNGDDAEAAQEKPKDPQNASDFVKQVNLRAWI
- the gatC gene encoding Asp-tRNA(Asn)/Glu-tRNA(Gln) amidotransferase subunit GatC — its product is MGVTLKDVEHVAKLARLALTDEEKETFTEQLNAILKYAEKLNELDTDGVEPTSHVLPIKNVLREDVARPSWPLEETLSNAPEEEDGQYRVPAVLE
- the gatA gene encoding Asp-tRNA(Asn)/Glu-tRNA(Gln) amidotransferase subunit GatA; protein product: MSLFDSKLREIQDRLHKKELSVSDLVDASFRRIGEVDDKVKAFLTLDEEGARAKAAALDAAIGDGGPKGLLFGLPAGIKDNIVTKGLRTTCASKFLDNFSPVHNATVMDKLNDAQSVTIGKLNMDEFAMGGSNERSAYYPTRNPWNLDYVPGGSSGGSAAAVAAGEVFFSLGSDTGGSIRQPAAYCGVVGLKPTYGLVSRFGLVAFASSLDQIGPVTRTVEDAAYVLQAIAGHDPLDSTSADVDIPDYLSALTGDVRGLRIAVPKEYFGEGIDPAVKDAVLTALKVLEGQGAVWEEVSMPHNEYAVATYYLLASSEASSNLARFDGVRYGVRSASAESLLDVFVKSRSEGFGDEVKRRIMLGTYALSSGYYDAYYLKAQKVRTLIKRDFENVFEKFDLILGPTAPTPAFRLGTQVDDPLTMYLNDIFSIPVNLAGVPAISVPCGANAEGLPIGLQLIGKPFDESTVLRAAHAYEQATDHHKQRPNL